A genome region from Dreissena polymorpha isolate Duluth1 chromosome 16, UMN_Dpol_1.0, whole genome shotgun sequence includes the following:
- the LOC127862104 gene encoding uncharacterized protein LOC127862104: protein MIGAKTRSKSKSLDKMDIESKENGVISNGFHGYKEGYKTLENSEMNRRLTNLFNKLILPLALVGLTPQIVMLYWYTNVKFAGSYSTLIAHFRSDSVLGTIVAMWNELSIFNTFTVGVIFGYFAWALFWMVVLPGKEVQGPVTPKGNVPQYKDNGFLHYCVTMAGFAILTIVLKYNGLTPTVVYDRFGELLGFMNVFALCFVFLLYIKGITRPSTSDSGKTGGGFVFDYYWGTELYPRICGIDVKVFTNCRFGMTVWPLLVCIYALKSYEIHGFVDSMFVTTILQLTYITKFFAWEAGYMHTIDIILDRAGYYICWGCLCWLPSLYPIVSHYLVTHPLRLGTPLATSILIFGLFSVLINYLADLQRQDVRKANGDCLVWGRKPDLIRAKYRIECGEERESILLASGWWGLSRHFHYIPEILLSFFWTVTTGFENVLPYTYVIVLVILLTHRSFRDEHKCSMKYGVYWQEYCTKVRHRIIPFLF from the coding sequence ATGATTGGCGCAAAAACCAGGTCAAAAAGTAAGTCATTGGATAAAATGGACATCGAATCAAAAGAGAATGGCGTCATATCCAATGGTTTTCATGGTTACAAAGAAGGCTATAAAACGCTCGAAAATTCAGAGATGAATAGACGCTTGACAAATTTGTTCAACAAGCTCATCCTCCCATTGGCGCTTGTTGGTCTTACCCCTCAGATAGTAATGCTGTATTGGTATACGAACGTCAAGTTTGCCGGAAGTTACTCAACTTTGATCGCACACTTCCGTAGCGACTCCGTTCTTGGAACAATTGTCGCAATGTGGAATGAACTTAGCATTTTTAACACGTTTACTGTGGGAGTAATCTTTGGCTACTTCGCTTGGGCACTGTTTTGGATGGTCGTTCTACCGGGAAAAGAAGTTCAAGGACCTGTGACACCAAAGGGAAACGTTCCGCAGTACAAAGATAACGGCTTCCTGCATTACTGCGTCACAATGGCTGGGTTCGCTATCCTAACCATTGTGCTGAAGTACAACGGCTTGACCCCCACGGTCGTGTATGACCGCTTTGGTGAGTTGCTGGGGTTTATGAACGTGTTCGCTCTTTGCTTTGTCTTCCTCCTGTACATCAAAGGGATAACCCGCCCATCCACATCGGACAGTGGGAAGACAGGAGGTGGCTTCGTCTTCGACTACTACTGGGGCACGGAGTTGTATCCTCGTATTTGCGGAATAGACGTCAAAGTGTTCACTAACTGTCGATTTGGAATGACCGTCTGGCCACTGTTGGTCTGTATATACGCACTGAAGAGTTACGAGATTCACGGTTTCGTAGACAGCATGTTCGTCACTACGATTCTTCAGCTGACATATATTACCAAGTTCTTCGCATGGGAAGCCGGATACATGCACACTATTGACATTATCCTTGACAGAGCCGGCTACTATATATGCTGGGGCTGTCTGTGCTGGCTGCCGTCCCTGTATCCAATCGTCAGTCACTACCTCGTCACGCACCCACTCCGTCTCGGCACTCCACTTGCCACTAGCATATTGATCTTTGGGTTGTTTTCTGTTCTGATCAATTACCTCGCCGATCTACAGCGTCAGGATGTTCGCAAGGCAAACGGAGATTGCCTAGTCTGGGGTCGGAAACCAGATCTTATACGTGCAAAGTACAGGATCGAGTGTGGCGAAGAAAGGGAGAGCATCCTGCTGGCTTCCGGTTGGTGGGGACTGTCCCGCCATTTTCACTACATTCCGGAAATCCTTCTGTCGTTTTTCTGGACGGTGACAACCGGATTTGAGAATGTTCTTCCTTACACGTACGTTATTGTTCTCGTTATTCTGCTCACTCACCGCAGTTTCAGGGACGAACATAAGTGTAGCATGAAGTACGGAGTTTACTGGCAAGAATACTGTACCAAAGTCAGACACCGAATCATACCGTTTTTGTTTTAA